From a single Aestuariibius sp. HNIBRBA575 genomic region:
- the ccoN gene encoding cytochrome-c oxidase, cbb3-type subunit I produces MWDWIKIVALGVITLFAALAANWARDLAYQVHALIVMAVAAGLFIWTVRKTGDAPAPRTDAYMDGVVRYGVIATAFWGLAGFLVGTFIAFQLAFPALNFDFLQGYGNFGRLRPLHTSAVIFAFGGNALIATSFYIVQRTSATRLWGGNLAWFVFWGYNLFIVLAATGYLMGATQSKEYAEPEWYVDIWLTIVWVAYLAIYLGTIMKRKEPHIYVANWFFLSFIVTVAMLHLINNLSIPVSVFGSKSVQLFSGVQDAMTQWWYGHNAVGFFLTAGFLGMMYYFVPKQAERPVFSYKLSIIHFWALIFLYIWAGPHHLHYTALPDWASTLGMVFSIVLWMPSWGGMINGLMTLSGAWDKIRTDPIIRMMVISIGFYGMSTFEGPMMSIRAVNSLSHYTDWTIGHVHSGALGWNGMITFSALYFLTPRLWNKDRLYSLSLVSWHFWLATIGIILYAASMWVTGIMEGLMWREVDAQGFLVNSFADTVAAKFPMYVVRGLGGVLFLAGALIMCYNLWMTAFSKRVPSASAAAAVPAE; encoded by the coding sequence ATGTGGGATTGGATCAAGATTGTGGCGCTGGGGGTTATCACCCTTTTCGCTGCGCTTGCTGCGAACTGGGCCCGCGACCTGGCTTATCAGGTCCACGCTCTGATCGTTATGGCCGTCGCCGCTGGATTATTTATCTGGACGGTGCGCAAAACAGGGGACGCTCCGGCGCCTCGTACGGATGCATATATGGACGGTGTCGTCCGATATGGTGTCATCGCAACCGCCTTTTGGGGTTTGGCAGGATTTCTGGTCGGGACGTTTATCGCGTTTCAGCTGGCCTTTCCGGCGCTAAACTTTGATTTCTTGCAAGGCTACGGTAACTTTGGGCGGTTACGTCCCTTGCACACTTCGGCGGTGATTTTTGCGTTTGGTGGCAACGCCTTGATCGCAACTTCGTTCTACATCGTGCAGCGCACCAGCGCGACACGGCTGTGGGGTGGCAATCTGGCGTGGTTCGTTTTCTGGGGTTACAACCTGTTCATCGTTTTGGCCGCAACCGGCTATCTGATGGGTGCAACCCAATCCAAAGAATATGCCGAACCTGAATGGTATGTCGATATCTGGCTGACCATCGTCTGGGTGGCCTATCTGGCGATTTACCTAGGCACGATCATGAAACGCAAAGAGCCCCACATCTATGTGGCCAACTGGTTCTTCTTGTCGTTCATCGTCACCGTGGCGATGCTGCACCTGATCAACAACCTGTCGATCCCGGTTAGCGTCTTTGGCTCAAAATCTGTTCAGCTGTTTTCGGGTGTGCAGGATGCGATGACCCAGTGGTGGTATGGCCACAATGCGGTTGGCTTCTTCCTGACGGCGGGCTTCTTGGGCATGATGTACTACTTTGTGCCAAAACAGGCCGAACGTCCTGTGTTCAGCTACAAACTGTCGATCATCCACTTCTGGGCGCTGATTTTCCTGTATATCTGGGCCGGTCCACACCATCTGCACTACACTGCGTTGCCGGATTGGGCATCGACCCTTGGCATGGTGTTCTCGATCGTGCTGTGGATGCCGTCATGGGGTGGGATGATCAACGGTCTGATGACGTTGTCAGGCGCGTGGGATAAAATCCGCACCGATCCGATCATCCGGATGATGGTGATTTCCATCGGCTTTTACGGCATGTCCACATTTGAGGGCCCGATGATGTCGATCCGTGCGGTCAATTCCTTGTCGCATTATACTGACTGGACCATTGGCCACGTGCATTCTGGTGCTTTGGGCTGGAACGGGATGATCACCTTCTCGGCGCTCTACTTCCTGACACCACGCCTGTGGAACAAAGACCGCCTGTATTCCCTGTCTTTGGTCAGCTGGCATTTCTGGTTGGCGACAATCGGGATCATTCTTTATGCCGCCTCAATGTGGGTCACCGGCATCATGGAAGGCCTGATGTGGCGCGAAGTTGATGCGCAAGGGTTCCTTGTGAATTCGTTCGCTGACACCGTTGCTGCGAAGTTCCCGATGTATGTTGTGCGTGGCTTGGGCGGTGTTCTGTTCCTCGCTGGTGCATTGATCATGTGTTATAACCTGTGGATGACAGCCTTTAGCAAACGCGTACCTAGCGCGTCTGCTGCTGCTGCCGTTCCCGCCGAATAA